Proteins co-encoded in one Seriola aureovittata isolate HTS-2021-v1 ecotype China chromosome 1, ASM2101889v1, whole genome shotgun sequence genomic window:
- the psmc3 gene encoding 26S proteasome regulatory subunit 6A, translating into MASLSDKSVWDEVEDGIGEEVLKMSTEEIVQRTRLLDSEIKIMKSEVLRVTHELQAMKDKIKENTEKIKVNKTLPYLVSNVIELLDVDPNDQEEDGANVDLDSQRKGKCAVIKTSTRQTYFLPVIGLVDAEKLKPGDLVGVNKDSYLILETLPTEYDSRVKAMEVDERPTEQYSDIGGLDKQIQELVEAIVLPMNHKEKFENLGIQPPKGVLMYGPPGTGKTLLARACAAQTKATFLKLAGPQLVQMFIGDGAKLVRDAFALAKEKAPSIIFIDELDAIGTKRFDSEKAGDREVQRTMLELLNQLDGFQPNMQVKVIAATNRVDILDPALLRSGRLDRKIEFPMPNEEARARIMQIHSRKMNVSPDVNYEELARCTDDFNGAQCKAVCVEAGMIALRRGATELNHEDYMEGILEVQAKKKANLQYYA; encoded by the exons ATGGCGTCGCTGAGTGACAAATCAGTTTGGGACGAGGTGGAGGATGGCATCGGTGAAGAAGTGTTAAAAATGTCCACAGAGGAGATAGTTCAGCGAACTCGGCTCCTGGACAGCGAGATAAAGATCATGAAGAGCGAGGTGCTGCGGGTGACCCACGAGCTGCAGGCTATGAAGGATAAAATCAAGGAAAACACGGAGAAGATAAAGGTGAACAAAACCCTGCCGTACCTGGTGTCTAATGTGATCGAGTTGTTGGATGTGGACCCCAACGACCAGGAGGAGGACGGGGCTAATGTGGATCTGGACTCCCAGAGAAAAGGAAAGTGCGCCGTCATCAAGACCTCAACTCGACAGACCTACTTCCTGCCGGTGATCGGGCTGGTGGACGCCGAGAAGCTGAAGCCCGGAGACCTGGTGGGTGTCAACAAAGACTCCTACCTGATCCTGGAGACCTTACCCACCGAGTACGACTCCAGGGTCAAGGCCATGGAGGTGGACGAGCGCCCCACAGAGCAGTACAGCGATATAGGAGGGTTGGATAAACAGATCCAGGAGCTGGTGGAAGCCATAGTTCTGCCAATGAACCACAAGGAGAAGTTTGAAAACCTGGGTATCCAGCCACCTAAAGGGGTCCTGATGTATGGACCACCTGGCACAGGGAAGACTCTCCTGGCCAGAGCTTGCGCTGCTCAGACCAAGGCCACCTTCCTGAAGCTGGCCGGTCCACAGCTGGTCCAGATGTTCATCGGAGACGGAGCCAAGCTGGTGAGAGATGCCTTCGCCCTGGCCAAAGAAAAAGCCCCATCCATCATCTTCATCGACGAGCTGGACGCCATCGGAACCAAGAGGTTTGACAGCGAGAaggcaggagacagagaggtgcAGAGGACCATGCTGGAGCTGCTTAACCAGCTGGATGGATTTCAGCCCAACATGCAGGTCAAG GTGATTGCTGCCACCAACAGAGTGGACATCTTGGACCCTGCACTGCTCCGTTCAGGTCGTCTGGACAGGAAGATTGAGTTCCCCATGCCAAATGAAGAGGCCAGAGCTCGCATCATGCAGATTCATTCCCGCAAGATGAACGTCAGTCCTGACGTCAACTACGAGGAGCTAGCCCGGTGCACCGACGACTTCAACGGAGCCCAGtgcaaagctgtgtgtgtggaggccgGTATGATCGCACTGCGTCGTGGAGCCACAGAGCTGAACCATGAGGACTACATGGAGGGAATCCTGGAGGTCCAGGCCAAGAAGAAGGCCAACCTTCAGTACTATGCCTGA